In the Hyphomicrobiales bacterium genome, one interval contains:
- a CDS encoding Glycerol-3-phosphate dehydrogenase, whose protein sequence is MIQSHEANFAGEEAKAVRVPLSALQGQSYDVLVIGGGANGASTAQHLAADGYKVLLVEKGDFASGSSSRSSRLLGNGMHYLAGGHSPWDFILKPRRFLSGCRMARFALSSRAQMVKTVPELLEKVKFCFPIYKDSIYKPWQFDAGMNLLRLFGTGGVDLGYERITPDEAKRRPLLKWLRDSDKIASVATFDHFQFRWPERIVVDAALGAEKLGATIRNYTEAVALKQVGDQLWNVVLQDRFDNTRTDINARIVMNMAGIWIDQVNSRGPSKVSRKITGTKGIHIAFRLPPECRGASVTWQNRHNEHMYVLPWYDYHYVGPTEVPYEGNLDDIHPTESEIAWVIDEVRHMLPEIPLKREDVLYAWAGVRPWTSGPNAPKGLRIRKLHDLGAEGMPGVMALTGGPLMSHRSAGADASAAVARVLKPSGEARPIDYTSNRFKDDGVSPALVNSEPRISVAEIRHAAAQEHAATLTDLLFRRVPAGWTEQMGLQVARTAAEAVSDILGWDEARVAAEIDGFRKHVQHLHLRGE, encoded by the coding sequence ATGATTCAAAGTCATGAGGCCAACTTCGCCGGCGAAGAGGCAAAAGCTGTTCGGGTTCCTCTCAGCGCCCTTCAGGGTCAAAGCTACGACGTACTCGTTATTGGTGGAGGAGCGAACGGCGCTAGCACGGCCCAGCATCTGGCAGCTGATGGGTACAAGGTGCTTCTTGTGGAGAAAGGAGACTTTGCGTCCGGATCGAGCAGTCGATCGAGCCGCCTCCTCGGCAACGGAATGCACTATCTCGCGGGTGGGCATTCACCGTGGGATTTCATCCTCAAGCCTCGCCGCTTTCTCTCGGGATGTCGCATGGCCAGGTTCGCGCTTTCGAGCCGAGCTCAGATGGTCAAGACGGTCCCGGAACTCTTGGAGAAGGTGAAGTTTTGCTTCCCGATCTATAAGGATAGCATCTACAAGCCTTGGCAGTTTGACGCCGGGATGAATTTGCTCCGACTCTTCGGAACCGGGGGGGTGGATCTCGGCTACGAGAGGATAACCCCGGACGAGGCAAAGCGGCGGCCGCTCCTAAAGTGGCTGCGCGACTCGGACAAAATCGCGAGCGTCGCGACGTTCGATCATTTCCAGTTTCGATGGCCCGAGCGCATAGTCGTTGACGCTGCGCTGGGAGCAGAAAAGCTAGGGGCTACGATCCGAAATTACACCGAAGCTGTTGCCCTAAAACAGGTCGGTGATCAGCTCTGGAACGTTGTACTCCAGGATAGATTCGACAATACCCGCACCGATATCAACGCGAGAATCGTGATGAACATGGCGGGGATCTGGATCGACCAGGTCAACAGCCGAGGCCCGTCAAAAGTATCCCGCAAAATAACCGGAACTAAGGGCATCCATATAGCATTCAGGTTGCCCCCCGAGTGCCGAGGGGCAAGCGTAACATGGCAAAACCGACACAATGAGCACATGTACGTCTTGCCCTGGTACGACTATCACTATGTCGGTCCCACTGAAGTTCCCTACGAAGGGAACTTGGACGACATCCACCCGACAGAGAGCGAGATTGCCTGGGTCATTGACGAAGTTCGACACATGCTGCCGGAAATTCCCCTCAAGAGGGAGGACGTTCTGTACGCGTGGGCTGGCGTGCGACCCTGGACATCAGGGCCTAATGCCCCGAAAGGACTGAGAATCCGAAAGCTGCACGATCTCGGCGCTGAAGGAATGCCTGGTGTTATGGCTCTTACCGGCGGGCCGCTGATGAGCCATCGGTCCGCCGGAGCGGATGCAAGCGCAGCGGTGGCGCGCGTACTTAAGCCATCTGGCGAGGCTCGGCCGATCGATTACACATCGAATCGCTTCAAAGACGACGGGGTGTCGCCCGCTCTGGTCAATTCTGAGCCTCGGATTAGCGTGGCCGAGATCCGCCACGCTGCTGCTCAGGAGCATGCTGCGACACTGACTGATTTGCTGTTCCGCCGTGTCCCCGCTGGTTGGACAG
- a CDS encoding ABC transporter ATP-binding protein — MKQLVLSIRNLTIRSEGGGHAIVDNISLDVAKGEVVALIGESGSGKSTIGLSCLGLFRPGLTYVGGDIELEGSNLLALPPRELQSLRGRRVAYVAQSAAASFNPAIKLNSQVIEPSIAHGTRSASEALDRAISLYATVRLPQPNQIGSRYPHEVSGGQLQRFMLAMGMLDAPALLVLDEPTSALDVTTQVEVLMAMKSAVSAQGTSALFISHDLPVVAQMADRVVVLRNGRIVESGPTNELLHSPKEAYTRELIAAFRKIDQKRLDISQEQDRKTVLSVQDLSAGYGGRTRAGKPSVLAVENASFNLARGEVLAVVGESGSGKTSLAQAIAGLLPRSVGSVRLHDVELSASLGGRTKDQLRRVQMVFQMADTALNPKHTIARTLERVLEHFFRLPAAQREKRIEQLLALVQLPPEIAARYPRQLSGGQKQRVNLARALAAEPDVLICDEVTSALDTIVSVAVLDLIRELKAKLGLAVLFVSHDLAAISGIADQTIVMRRGKIVEAGETAVILDRPKHPYTQLLVSSVPELRANWLQEAAPRNEALAKRIAAGV, encoded by the coding sequence ATGAAGCAGCTCGTTCTTAGCATCAGGAATCTCACCATTCGATCGGAAGGTGGCGGCCACGCCATCGTTGACAATATCTCGCTGGACGTCGCCAAGGGGGAGGTCGTGGCGTTGATCGGAGAGTCGGGTTCGGGGAAGTCGACGATCGGACTAAGCTGCCTTGGGCTGTTCCGGCCTGGATTGACTTACGTGGGGGGCGATATCGAACTTGAGGGGAGCAATCTGCTCGCCCTGCCGCCGCGCGAACTTCAATCGTTGCGGGGACGTCGCGTTGCATACGTTGCGCAGAGCGCGGCGGCTTCATTCAATCCGGCGATTAAGCTGAATAGCCAGGTCATTGAGCCTTCAATTGCCCATGGCACACGGAGTGCCAGCGAAGCGCTCGACCGCGCTATCTCCCTCTATGCGACGGTCCGCCTTCCTCAGCCAAACCAGATTGGCAGCAGATATCCCCACGAGGTTTCTGGCGGGCAGCTGCAGCGATTTATGCTCGCTATGGGGATGTTGGACGCTCCGGCGCTACTTGTACTCGATGAACCAACGAGCGCGTTGGATGTCACGACTCAGGTCGAAGTCCTGATGGCTATGAAGTCGGCGGTCAGTGCTCAGGGAACGAGCGCACTTTTTATCAGCCACGATCTACCCGTTGTAGCGCAGATGGCGGATCGAGTGGTTGTGCTGCGAAATGGCAGGATCGTCGAAAGCGGCCCCACCAACGAACTGCTGCACTCGCCAAAAGAAGCTTACACACGAGAGCTAATCGCCGCATTTCGAAAGATCGATCAGAAGCGGCTGGACATCAGCCAAGAGCAAGATCGAAAAACGGTACTATCAGTCCAAGACCTCTCAGCGGGCTACGGCGGGCGAACCCGTGCGGGAAAGCCTAGCGTGCTGGCTGTCGAAAACGCCAGTTTCAACTTGGCCCGCGGCGAGGTCTTGGCTGTGGTCGGGGAATCTGGCTCCGGAAAAACGAGCCTTGCGCAAGCAATTGCGGGTCTGTTGCCACGCTCGGTAGGCAGCGTCCGGTTGCATGACGTTGAGCTTAGCGCGTCCCTAGGCGGTCGGACGAAGGACCAGCTTCGGCGAGTGCAGATGGTCTTCCAAATGGCAGACACAGCGCTCAATCCGAAGCACACCATTGCCCGAACGCTGGAACGTGTGCTGGAGCATTTTTTCCGCCTGCCTGCAGCTCAGCGAGAAAAGCGGATCGAGCAGTTGCTGGCATTGGTGCAACTGCCCCCCGAAATAGCAGCGCGCTACCCGAGGCAACTGTCGGGTGGCCAGAAACAACGAGTCAATCTGGCGCGTGCGCTGGCTGCGGAACCAGACGTGTTGATCTGCGACGAAGTCACCTCGGCTTTAGACACTATCGTGTCGGTGGCAGTTTTGGATCTGATTCGAGAGCTCAAGGCCAAACTTGGTTTGGCTGTCTTGTTCGTAAGTCACGACTTAGCCGCGATCTCAGGCATCGCCGATCAAACCATCGTAATGCGCCGCGGCAAGATCGTGGAAGCCGGAGAAACGGCGGTCATCCTGGATAGGCCCAAGCATCCCTACACGCAGCTCTTGGTCTCGTCGGTTCCCGAATTGAGAGCGAATTGGCTGCAGGAAGCGGCGCCGCGAAACGAAGCCTTAGCTAAGCGGATTGCCGCGGGCGTCTGA
- a CDS encoding DNA-directed RNA polymerase subunit alpha → MNYFIQSLRRPGIVISASILLFWLVISLAGGFVLPHDPTDFISDDAFADAVGAALGTDHMGRDVASRLLAGTQLTIGMSVAAAALSHLVGVSLALCAAVNGGWIDTVSSRLVDIILSVPKIIVGLVVVAVLGPSLTVLIVMTGTVYSGGVFRIARALARDVVGLDYVRAATARGEGKLHIMMREILPNILSPLAVDFALRVSFAILFISSLGFLGLGVQPPKADWGTLAHDNISGLSSGSLAAIWPALAIASVTISLNYLVDTLSLAGENGRKQ, encoded by the coding sequence ATGAATTATTTTATCCAAAGCCTGCGGCGTCCCGGAATCGTAATCAGCGCAAGCATTCTGCTCTTCTGGTTAGTGATCTCGCTCGCTGGCGGCTTCGTCCTCCCCCACGATCCCACCGACTTCATATCCGATGACGCCTTCGCCGACGCCGTGGGAGCGGCACTTGGAACGGATCACATGGGCCGAGATGTGGCTTCTCGGTTGCTCGCGGGAACTCAACTCACCATCGGCATGAGCGTAGCGGCCGCGGCTCTCTCGCATCTTGTCGGCGTAAGCCTCGCCCTGTGTGCAGCTGTGAACGGAGGTTGGATCGACACGGTCAGCAGCCGGCTGGTTGATATCATACTCTCCGTCCCGAAAATCATCGTTGGCTTGGTTGTCGTCGCGGTACTTGGGCCCTCTCTGACGGTGCTGATTGTGATGACTGGCACCGTTTACTCCGGAGGCGTCTTCCGCATCGCAAGAGCGTTAGCCCGTGATGTCGTTGGCCTTGACTACGTGCGGGCCGCCACAGCCAGAGGCGAAGGGAAGCTCCACATCATGATGCGAGAAATCCTCCCAAACATCCTTTCGCCTCTCGCCGTTGATTTCGCGCTCCGGGTCAGCTTTGCGATCCTTTTCATCAGCAGTCTCGGCTTCCTTGGCTTGGGCGTTCAGCCCCCTAAAGCTGACTGGGGAACCCTAGCTCACGACAATATCTCAGGGCTTTCATCCGGCTCACTGGCCGCAATTTGGCCGGCTCTGGCGATCGCGAGCGTGACGATCAGCCTCAACTACCTCGTCGATACGCTCTCTCTGGCTGGCGAGAACGGACGCAAGCAATGA
- a CDS encoding Peptide/nickel transport system permease protein, with amino-acid sequence MIKLIGLRLFAALATLAVLSAVIFSATEILPGDVADLQLGQYATKESTEQLRKELGITGTPIERYGRWLNGIAHGDFGKSMTTRGPVADLLEERLKNTATLAGFTALIAVPIAVLLGISMALYAGTLFERITSAVVMAFAAVPEFLVATVAVAVFAVSLKWLPAVSYVTPGLSLKALAVALVLPILTLVLHITAQIARMTKSTIANILTQPFIEMADLKGLSAWRKIAFHVGPNMAGPLANVIALNVAYLVSGVVVVETVFAYPGLARLMIDAVNGRDMPVIQACAMIFSAVYILLIFIADLSAASANPRLRKTVRA; translated from the coding sequence ATGATTAAATTGATCGGGCTGCGTCTTTTCGCAGCCCTTGCAACCTTGGCTGTCCTCTCGGCGGTCATTTTCTCGGCGACCGAAATCCTCCCCGGCGATGTCGCTGATCTCCAGCTCGGCCAATACGCCACAAAAGAGAGCACCGAGCAGCTTCGCAAAGAACTAGGGATCACGGGGACGCCAATTGAGCGCTATGGCCGCTGGCTAAATGGCATTGCTCACGGCGACTTTGGTAAGTCGATGACGACGCGTGGCCCCGTCGCGGATCTCCTCGAGGAGCGGTTGAAGAACACGGCCACGCTAGCCGGCTTCACCGCCTTAATCGCCGTTCCGATCGCCGTGCTTCTCGGCATCTCAATGGCTCTTTACGCGGGCACTCTCTTCGAGCGCATCACGTCGGCTGTGGTCATGGCTTTCGCGGCGGTACCAGAATTCCTTGTAGCAACGGTTGCCGTAGCCGTTTTTGCGGTGAGCCTGAAGTGGCTTCCAGCAGTCTCATACGTGACTCCAGGGCTATCCCTGAAGGCGCTGGCGGTTGCGTTGGTGCTGCCTATCCTCACGCTCGTTCTCCACATCACGGCGCAAATTGCCCGGATGACGAAGTCGACAATCGCAAACATTTTGACGCAGCCGTTCATCGAAATGGCCGATTTGAAGGGCCTGTCGGCATGGAGGAAGATCGCGTTCCACGTGGGCCCAAACATGGCTGGGCCGTTGGCCAACGTCATTGCGCTTAACGTCGCGTATCTGGTCAGCGGCGTGGTCGTCGTCGAGACGGTCTTCGCTTACCCGGGTTTGGCAAGGCTGATGATCGACGCTGTGAACGGCCGCGACATGCCAGTCATCCAAGCCTGCGCGATGATCTTCTCAGCTGTCTATATCCTGCTGATATTTATCGCGGACCTATCGGCTGCAAGCGCAAACCCCAGATTGAGAAAAACAGTGAGAGCCTAA
- a CDS encoding ABC transporter substrate-binding protein encodes MSMEGKISDAYAQSFPQRRSVLLGLLAGAALPILPVAAQSAPRRGGTLRVATYTQSTNDTCDPAKFVQAGDYMRARSFYNTLTWIDGDGRATPEIAEAFAPMDDSLKRWQFKLRSGVTFHDGSKLVAEDVRFSILRHKTLASAAKQLVANIADVKVDGPNSIIIELVTPDVDFPLVVGTYHFSIIRDGTTDFAQPNGTGPFRVKEFKPGLRTSGTRFDDYWRPNLPYLDGFELFTILDPEARVNALLSGDVHVVNELRGPPIDHVQNSSVAKTLVTHTRRVTGIVYRMDLEPSANLEFRLAMAHLIDRKRFLETILKGRGVIANDHPFMPGTPFYNAELPQRALDRDKAKFHFAKSGVGTTPVEVHVSEASPFSIDIAQLLQREASRIGLNLDVRRNPSDSFYNNVSGFRPVSANSMHPRPTEGMNLNLSWRSGAAWNRPRFASPEVDKLIDQASATADHDARKGMYGRIQTLIYESAAMTIPSFISYVDGLSNKVNGLTALPIGPLNGHDFANNAWLSE; translated from the coding sequence ATGTCAATGGAAGGCAAGATTTCCGACGCATACGCTCAGAGCTTCCCGCAGCGCAGAAGCGTGCTCTTAGGGCTGCTTGCAGGGGCCGCCCTCCCAATATTGCCGGTAGCCGCGCAGAGCGCACCGCGACGCGGTGGGACGCTTAGGGTCGCCACATATACCCAAAGCACCAACGACACCTGCGATCCCGCCAAGTTCGTACAAGCGGGCGATTATATGCGGGCCCGGTCCTTCTACAATACACTGACATGGATCGACGGCGACGGTCGCGCTACGCCCGAGATTGCAGAGGCATTCGCTCCTATGGATGACTCGCTGAAGCGCTGGCAGTTCAAGCTAAGGTCGGGCGTTACGTTCCACGACGGGTCTAAGCTCGTTGCCGAAGACGTCCGCTTCTCAATCCTTCGGCACAAAACTTTGGCGTCCGCGGCCAAGCAGCTCGTCGCGAACATCGCCGACGTCAAGGTGGATGGACCAAACTCGATCATCATCGAGCTTGTGACACCCGACGTGGACTTTCCCCTAGTCGTGGGAACCTACCACTTCTCAATTATCCGCGACGGCACAACGGATTTCGCGCAGCCGAATGGAACTGGTCCCTTTCGCGTTAAGGAATTCAAGCCAGGGCTTCGCACGTCAGGAACGCGATTTGACGACTATTGGCGACCCAATCTTCCATATCTGGACGGATTTGAGCTCTTCACGATTCTGGACCCCGAGGCACGGGTAAACGCCTTGCTTTCTGGTGACGTTCACGTGGTGAACGAGTTGCGTGGCCCCCCGATTGATCATGTCCAGAATTCCTCGGTCGCAAAGACGTTGGTGACGCACACCCGCCGCGTGACGGGAATCGTCTACCGGATGGATTTGGAGCCCTCCGCCAATCTCGAATTCCGACTGGCGATGGCGCACTTGATCGACCGCAAGCGGTTTCTTGAGACTATCCTCAAGGGGCGCGGTGTGATTGCCAACGATCATCCATTCATGCCGGGCACGCCTTTTTACAATGCTGAGCTGCCACAGCGAGCCCTCGATCGCGATAAGGCCAAGTTCCACTTCGCAAAATCGGGGGTAGGCACGACCCCCGTTGAAGTTCATGTGAGCGAGGCTTCTCCCTTCAGCATCGACATCGCCCAACTGCTTCAACGGGAAGCGAGCCGCATCGGCCTAAATCTAGATGTGCGGCGAAATCCATCCGACAGCTTCTACAACAACGTCTCTGGCTTCCGGCCGGTCAGCGCAAACTCGATGCACCCGCGCCCGACCGAGGGGATGAACCTCAACCTCAGCTGGAGGTCCGGAGCGGCCTGGAACCGACCAAGGTTTGCAAGCCCCGAGGTTGACAAGCTGATCGACCAGGCGAGCGCCACAGCCGATCACGATGCTCGGAAGGGGATGTATGGTCGCATCCAGACCCTGATCTACGAATCCGCAGCAATGACGATCCCGTCTTTCATCAGCTACGTGGATGGCCTCTCTAACAAGGTCAACGGACTGACAGCGCTGCCGATCGGCCCTCTGAATGGACACGATTTCGCGAACAACGCTTGGCTGAGCGAGTAG
- a CDS encoding hypothetical protein (Evidence 5 : Unknown function), whose protein sequence is MWEFRIAPNGSSGGDLLNQEGEKAGVVLAGRINLWIDNTPTVLKIGDSFRFSSLLQHKLENPFKDEARIIWVVTPPIRRA, encoded by the coding sequence ATGTGGGAGTTCCGTATCGCCCCGAATGGATCTTCGGGCGGCGACCTGCTGAATCAGGAGGGAGAGAAAGCGGGCGTCGTATTAGCTGGTCGGATCAACCTTTGGATCGATAATACACCCACCGTTTTGAAGATTGGCGACAGCTTCCGATTTTCGAGCCTGCTCCAACACAAACTCGAAAACCCATTCAAGGATGAAGCTCGGATAATTTGGGTTGTGACACCGCCCATCCGTCGCGCCTAG
- a CDS encoding conserved hypothetical protein (Evidence 4 : Unknown function but conserved in other organisms) has translation MKSLARLPILNSRRSRLRRLPLAARGVIELFSKWNLGDAKAREILGGISPRTHARWKSGHHPRITRDLATRLSLLMGIHKALRILFSDAQRAYDWVSKPNEHFNGRSPAEMMAEGSIFALARMRSYLDAERGAW, from the coding sequence TTGAAATCCCTCGCGCGGCTTCCAATCCTCAACTCCCGCAGATCACGGCTGAGGAGGCTTCCGCTAGCGGCTCGGGGAGTCATCGAGCTGTTTTCAAAATGGAACCTCGGCGATGCTAAAGCGCGAGAAATTCTCGGCGGTATCTCGCCAAGAACTCATGCCCGCTGGAAATCAGGACATCATCCCCGGATCACCAGGGATCTCGCGACGCGCCTATCCCTGCTGATGGGGATCCACAAGGCACTGCGCATTCTATTCAGCGACGCTCAACGCGCCTACGACTGGGTGAGCAAGCCGAATGAACATTTCAACGGCCGCTCGCCTGCCGAGATGATGGCGGAGGGCAGCATTTTCGCGCTCGCGAGGATGCGATCATATCTCGACGCAGAGCGCGGAGCGTGGTGA
- a CDS encoding hypothetical protein (Evidence 5 : Unknown function), translating into MSSQRFAPEFKEEAVRQVVERGYSVPDVAARLGVSAHSLYKWVKAVSPDRSEQQSKELLEARSEILRLRAEMRRVEEERDLLKKPRGTLPGNPSEVPLHE; encoded by the coding sequence ATGAGTTCGCAGAGATTTGCACCGGAGTTCAAGGAAGAGGCGGTCAGGCAAGTCGTCGAGCGGGGCTACTCCGTCCCTGATGTCGCAGCCCGTCTGGGAGTGTCCGCGCATAGTCTGTATAAATGGGTGAAGGCCGTTTCACCCGACCGATCCGAGCAGCAGTCGAAGGAGTTGCTGGAGGCCAGGAGCGAGATTCTTCGCTTGCGGGCTGAGATGCGTCGGGTCGAGGAGGAGCGAGATCTGCTAAAAAAGCCGCGCGGTACTTTGCCAGGTAACCCGAGTGAAGTACCGCTTCATGAATGA
- the pgrR gene encoding DNA-binding transcriptional repressor PgrR yields MRREDLLDLNAFLMVAEEQSFTKAAARLGTSQSSLSHTVRRLESRLGVRLLTRTTRSVAATDAGLKLLESLQPAFESIGSGLSSIRELRDRPAGLIRITAAEHAATTVLWPALEKLLPSYPDIQVEISIDSGMRDIVRDRFDAGVRLGEAVANGMIAARIGPDIRMIVVGAPAYFEKHPVPQTPHDLPAHQCINLRMQTLGGLYAWELEKDGRELKVRVDGQLAFNNVGMIVRAAKAGFGLGFVMEDRVADEIRAGTLVSVLDDWCPPFSGYHLYYPSRRQPSAAFSLLVDALRYRG; encoded by the coding sequence ATGAGGCGCGAGGATCTTCTCGACCTGAACGCGTTTCTCATGGTTGCCGAAGAGCAGAGCTTTACCAAAGCGGCGGCACGTCTCGGCACCTCGCAGTCCTCATTGAGCCACACCGTTAGGCGCCTGGAGAGCCGGTTGGGTGTTCGCCTGTTGACCAGGACAACGCGTAGCGTCGCGGCGACTGATGCTGGCCTCAAGCTGCTGGAATCCCTGCAGCCCGCCTTCGAGAGCATTGGATCAGGCCTCAGTTCGATCCGAGAGCTGAGGGATAGGCCTGCGGGGCTGATCCGCATCACGGCGGCAGAGCATGCCGCTACGACCGTCCTCTGGCCGGCCCTCGAAAAGCTGTTACCCAGCTACCCCGACATACAGGTCGAAATCAGCATCGATTCTGGGATGCGCGATATAGTCAGAGATCGCTTCGACGCCGGTGTGAGGCTTGGCGAAGCTGTTGCGAACGGCATGATCGCCGCGAGGATCGGCCCCGACATCCGAATGATTGTCGTGGGCGCTCCAGCGTATTTCGAGAAGCACCCGGTCCCCCAAACCCCGCACGATCTGCCTGCCCATCAATGCATAAATTTGCGGATGCAGACCCTGGGCGGCCTCTATGCCTGGGAGCTCGAAAAGGACGGTCGAGAACTAAAAGTGCGGGTCGACGGTCAGCTGGCGTTCAACAACGTCGGCATGATTGTTCGCGCCGCGAAGGCCGGCTTCGGCCTCGGGTTCGTGATGGAAGATCGCGTCGCGGATGAAATTCGCGCGGGCACTTTGGTAAGCGTTCTGGATGACTGGTGTCCGCCGTTTTCCGGCTATCACCTCTATTATCCGAGCCGCCGGCAGCCATCTGCCGCTTTCTCGCTCTTGGTCGATGCGCTCCGCTATCGGGGTTAG
- a CDS encoding hypothetical protein (Evidence 5 : Unknown function): protein MTGVRRFPAITSIIRAAGSHLPLSRSWSMRSAIGVSGHMRFMNPVYKSNKERLGNLGHGSHLAWHPKLEGRCLP, encoded by the coding sequence ATGACTGGTGTCCGCCGTTTTCCGGCTATCACCTCTATTATCCGAGCCGCCGGCAGCCATCTGCCGCTTTCTCGCTCTTGGTCGATGCGCTCCGCTATCGGGGTTAGCGGGCACATGCGATTTATGAACCCGGTTTATAAGTCCAATAAGGAAAGACTGGGTAATCTTGGGCACGGTTCGCATCTAGCGTGGCATCCTAAACTGGAAGGCCGCTGTCTGCCCTGA
- a CDS encoding membrane c-type cytochrome cy — MKIAALAASLLAAPMLLIEPVCAQDAATGERLFRQRCASCHTVQPGQNRIGPHLSGIVGRKPGSVEGVRYSKGLSAIEPNWDAASLDAYLANPRGVAPGTTMSVSVPNAADRGSIVAYLQGLTAAN; from the coding sequence ATGAAGATTGCCGCCTTAGCGGCCAGCTTGCTGGCTGCGCCGATGCTATTGATCGAACCGGTCTGCGCGCAGGACGCTGCAACCGGCGAGCGACTTTTCCGCCAACGTTGTGCTTCTTGCCACACGGTGCAGCCCGGCCAGAACCGGATCGGGCCGCATCTGTCCGGCATCGTCGGCCGCAAGCCCGGCAGCGTCGAAGGTGTCCGCTACTCCAAGGGCTTGAGCGCAATCGAACCCAACTGGGACGCTGCCAGCCTCGACGCCTATCTCGCCAATCCGCGCGGCGTCGCCCCCGGCACGACCATGTCCGTCAGCGTTCCGAACGCGGCCGATCGCGGCAGCATCGTCGCGTATCTCCAGGGCCTGACCGCAGCCAACTGA
- the iorA gene encoding Isoquinoline 1-oxidoreductase subunit alpha has product MPKLNVNGKVVDVDVEDDTPLLWVIRDHIGLTGTKYGCGVAQCGACTVHIDGVATRSCALPLSAVTEDQKIVTIEGLGAERPHPVQQVWAELDVAQCGFCQVGMIMATASLLAQNPKPSDDEIRAEITNICRCGTYGRVLAGVKLASERMALNKG; this is encoded by the coding sequence ATGCCAAAGCTCAACGTCAACGGGAAGGTCGTCGATGTCGATGTCGAGGACGACACGCCGCTACTCTGGGTCATCCGCGACCATATCGGCCTGACCGGCACGAAATATGGCTGCGGAGTCGCCCAATGCGGTGCCTGCACCGTTCACATCGACGGGGTAGCGACCCGTTCATGCGCCTTGCCGCTCAGCGCGGTAACCGAGGACCAGAAGATCGTCACGATCGAGGGACTGGGCGCGGAGCGACCGCATCCGGTTCAGCAGGTCTGGGCCGAGCTCGACGTCGCGCAGTGCGGCTTCTGCCAGGTCGGCATGATCATGGCGACTGCGTCGCTGCTCGCGCAGAATCCCAAGCCGAGCGACGATGAGATTCGGGCCGAGATCACCAACATCTGCCGCTGCGGCACCTACGGGCGCGTTCTGGCGGGCGTGAAGCTCGCCTCCGAGCGCATGGCGTTGAACAAGGGTTGA